The genome window GCTTTAGTGGTATACCATAGCACTACAAAGATGGGCAAGAGTTCCACAGGAAGACACAACATCAACACGAATGTACCGCTCTCATACACTTTACACATCGCATACACGAGAGTCCGTCCTTACATAatcctagctgttaataggacgttaaattaatcCAACAAACAAGCATACTAGTTATAATCCCCTGCATGTAGTTAACTGAATTTCAACTAAACATCCTCAGGGGAAAGGCATGATATTGGGTTTGACCCTTGGACTTGAGGAGCTGGTACCCATACCAATTGTAATTAGTATCTTTGCCAAAATGTTACGTGACGTCGATGAAGTAGACAACGTTCACTCTTCCTGATACGTAGTtgtatttttcaatgttttatatgtaattattacaTGCACTTTCATTTCAGTTGTCGATACTTGCCAATTATGTATCTTTATACACTGCCGATCAATTTTCTTTCCGAGTACGAAATTTTGCGATATTGGTTTCAAaacatttcgaaaaaaaaatatttttattattgaatAGATAAATCATTGAGGCTAAACAAAAGGATTGGACACGAGTAATTACAACTCATTATGTCCTCACCTTGATACAGATACATTGATCTGGGAAGATAAACTTTCACTTTGATCGCATTTTGTATCCACAAGGAATAGATCCTATTAAAAAGCACCAAATGCTCTCATTTAGGAGATATGTTTATGTATAACAGGGATGCAAAGTTTCAAATAAAGAGACTATTAAACAAGAGGCCTGGAGGActtgtattgctcacctggttattCCAGTAAATGTTCAATGAAAGATACTAATAAGATGGTGTCATTATTCgttttattttgaagaaaaataacattaatttaatgaaaaacatACAGAGAATTGGAAATTTTAACAAGTTCGAAAACAAATTGACTAAGCTAATGttttaaagttaatatattatatatttaaattaatgttAGCATAattaatacagtcaaacctgcctaaCCGACTACTTCCGTAGGGCACCAAATGGTTAACTTCAAAACAATTTTACCCgtctataaaggtcatctggttACACTGATAGTTTCCTTTGTCCTTCGTGTGACATGTTTGACTGTATTAGACAAACGGTTGTCAATTAAGCATAATGGTATCACACATTTGGTATAAAATGAGATCTTCACAAAACCTAACCCACTGCACTAGAGAAAATTTTAATAGCATatcattaaaaacataaataaaaaaaattaaggttTATACATGTAGAGCACAACAAAGAAACATATGTACATCTCGATAAATATGTTATACGCTTATACTTTGAAAAACGTTGACCATATCTTTGAAGAAACTGACTTAGGATATTGACTTCAACCGAATAGGCATATTTAAGAAGTTAATAAAGGAAATGAACTATAAAAGAAGTGAAGGAATAGTTATTTCTGACTGAAATTCATGCAGGTACACAgtcaatttcaaattaaaactcAACTACGTTTTCTCCATATATATCATTGAACGGCTAAAAACTTTACCCTTTAGACTTTGTTTGCCGATATATGCAGGTAATGTCGATTAAAATTATTACTCATTCagattattttattaatgttcTTGAAATGAAGGCGACATTCCAAAAGCTAGCTctatacttttcggagaaaacgacgtgttACGCAATAATAAACCAAAATCTCGTCGTTTTCTTTTCGAAAATGgtactatataaaaaaaaagcaaaCCAATAAATCTATTTTTTCAAACATAGCTATTATTTGTAATAGTTGACTGTTTGGAATTTAGACATTTTAGTTTGGATGACAAATTATCCTAATATTTCTCGTGACCATCTCTACTACAACTAGAGTTTTCTGAAAGTAAGGTAATTGGAATCCTCCCTTGACTCGTTCCCCTCGCCAGCATGCAGAAGCACATACCGAGCGCTTGAATGGCCATTGGTCGTTACATCATTTGTATATCGCTGCCAACATAACATCCCAGCTAGGATTATCATGAGCACCAGGAGTACACAGATAGCGATGACGTAAACCGTATCCTTATTTTTCTGATCGGTGTTGTTACATGGTGGACCTTTATTATGCTCTTCTAACTCTTCCCGGACTGATGAAAGCCCTGTCCCTAGCTTCAAATCGGACTGCACGGAAGTCTCTCCAGTGTCGTTGGTATCCCTTTTCGAATCTACAAATCAAAGGATTGTTTTTAGCTGCAATGCATAACAACAATGGAATGTATAATATAGGTTAGAAGAGAAAAACCGGTAATCGAAATTAAAAGGTTTCCAATAAGGtcaaatgtattttatacagTTCAGTAAAACAAAGCTCAGATGTTCAAGAGGGTAAACGTCTCcgttttatatatgatacaacaCATACTAATCTAGATACCATATCAATAAGTATAAAGTTGTACGAACTTTCAACGAGTTTTTCGAACTCCTCTTGTGAAAAATCAAAGCTACCACAAGTGGGAAAGTTTTTCGGTGTTGGTGGCATTTCGTCCACATCCCCGACCTGTAGAATGAGGGCCATCCCCATGATCTGGTGTATCTCTATGTGACAGTGGAAGAACCAGAAACCTGAAACATAGGTATGAGACAACATAGAACCACTATCACCTAGCCGTGAGAGCCAGTATATAGTATGAATCGTTTGTATATTAACCCTCCATAGTGGTCTATTATGCTTCAGAGAAGTAAGAGTTTCACAAGGACTAGTAGTAATGGTGCTATCATTTAACATTTTGCTTtagtataaaacaatacattattGTCCGGCACACCGACGATACATTCAAACATaccattcaatattttatatatctttcattttaatttaattttaaataggTGAACATACTTTTACCTCTAGCCAACGTAAGTTAACTGATTAGATTTGCATTACATAACCTACttatatttgttaataaattCAATTTGTATCTACTAGCCTAAATTGTTAGCCGTGAATCTAATGACTGTGTAGCCATGCCTGGGGACCAAAACCGTGTCCTTAATAGGAGGATCCTCCAGGTTAATTCCAGGAATGTTGTCACCTCCCCACGTGTCATTGGACCACTTGGGGTGGTCACAGTACACGGAATCACACAGAATGTCCTCATTGAGGCTAACGGAGATCGCGGAGTCGTTGTAATGGGAATAGGCAGTCTTGAGGACATGGAACGTATGGCCGTGAATGTGCATCGGATGTTGTAGGCCTAGCTCAGACTCGTTAACAAGTGGCCCTGCAAGATGGTATACTATTGTAGTTTGTAGACAGTTTCCCCCGGATAGCCCTGGTATTCTCAATATGATATAgtatattgttttgaaattatgaCATGATGTCTCTGCTTATGAATGATGAATCCTTAAACTgattctttgttttcatataaaacTATTCTTGCAAAAAGATATatctttatgtatttatttatttatttatttatttatttttgtttcgtGCATATCAGTTAACGGTGGCATTTCTTTCAAACAGAAAGGGCGCTAACTCCGTACAAACCTGGGTTGACCAAGACTAACTGGAGAGTGGTCCCGAGGGCGACTTTGATGATGTGTGTACAAAAACACACCTCTAGGTAACAATGGATCTCTGAGCTGTCACAGTCCACAATGGCTTCAGACATGTTCGGATAGGTCTATAAATGGAGGAACTCTATCTAATGAttcgttttaattttacaacaaCTATATTTAAGTATTgcttgtcatatttttgacatgcattggtgtgtaacatatattggtgttctagcatatccaGTGGTGCGCCCACCATGATAAATATACTAAAACACCCAATTTATATTACACGCCAATgtttgtcaaaaatatgacaaacgatgcttacatttacatttaaagtaGCCATTATCGTTTTAAACAgaaaatggataaaaaataaagcatgaaattaaaaattttacGTTTGATTAGACAAAAATATCAGTCTTTGGTTTTGCGGTAAGTACTGTGTGCCATTGACTTCTTGTGTGTTGTCATGCCGACTAAATAATAACAGTTGATGAAATAGTCCTATTGATAAACcatatacacaaaaataaatacaacaattcgatcaatttcaaatattataagtagagtatattttatattgatcaattttaggaatattttaaaatatttagtgAATTCTCACTCTGACTTATGGTATTAGTACGCCAGAGACTAACTGCCAATGTTAATTTTGGAAATAACATACATTTCGTTGAGTAGcaacatataggtactgtgcagtgccaatgttaatatataaatttatgtGAATTAAATTTGAGATAGTCATAATGTAAACACTAAGGGGTTTCAATATCGTGAAAATCCTTCTTGACACTCGGTGGCACCATGATGCGTTACCAATCTATCAACCAACCACCCAATAGCATGACTTTATTTTACgagaaaaaatactttgaacggacatgataattatatttcaaaacagTTATATAACAGCTTTTGaagattaaaatgaaaaaaagtagGACTTAATATGTTCCTATTCTCTTTTATGACGAACAAGGGTTATACCCTATCAACATGTAGGGCTGAAATATATACGGGGGTTTccagatcccaaaacgacgtgggtaaagtactgTTTAATGTCGATTAATCCCGCCCCCgtattatttgcatattacagagttattccTCGTGCAGGCAGgcattaattgtgacgtcatgtgtttgtgagcgcaacgtcatacttttcggaaaAAACGATATGAATTGCGCTCCCAAGATAATGACGTACCAATCGATACATACCCGCAAgagagctaactctgtaattacaaagacggaatatatttAGGATATATATAAAATTCTATTTACCTGTAAGGCACTGGTTGGTTTGATGAAACTTTTACCATTTATATGGGCGAAATCTGTAACAGCTACAGAATAAATAGTTTACGGATTATTTAACATAGAACTGATCATTTTTTCTATTTGCATGAAtagttttattaaaaatgatGTTGATTTATTACAGGGGAATGTACTAACAACAAgtacattttcaaaaaaattctGACAGTAATAAAAACAAGTACAAATTATATTATAGGATATATACTGTATTAATTGGTTTAACGACATTCATAAGTTCTATAAGATATATAATATCCAGTATaccaaatataaataatgttatatgTATTCGTATGAATTCAATTCAATCTTATTACTATGCAGCAAGTTCTGTAAACCACTATTTTTGCATTCACATAAAAGTTTACACGTAAAAATCAATAATACTTACTCTGAAAATGAACACTTAAAAATATTTCCTTAAATGTTCCATCATTTTTAGCTCTTGGTACCGACCGTCTCGCGCGATCGTTAGGAGAGATTCTGAGGTCTGAGATCTTTGTACAATTTCTGTAGGTATCGGACGGATACACcctgaaatgtaaataaatatattttttaatgtaaatacatttttacatttcaagTAATATGAGATATATGAAGTACTTCAAAAATATCCTTGTGATACAATTAGCAATAACTTTAAATGGTATTCATCcgatatcaaaatataagaaaaagGACATAATTGAGGGAAAATCAAGTTATATTTTCAAAGTTTCTGGTTCGGAGAATTTAGTCTCTACAAAATCTAAACTCGTTCTTTAAATAGGTCattcaacaaaatcatgtaCATGAGTATCGAATTTTTCCTTACCCGTAGCGATTAAACAACAAATCTAAAGTAGAAAAAGATAAGTACCGAATCATCGATGACAACCGaaaaaacattttcttgaaactttgtaTACGTACTGGACCATACAGTTGATGTCTGTACACCAATCGTCCTCTGTGCAGGTTTTCTCTTTAGATACGGGAACTTCTTTCTCTACTGACTCGTACTGTACAATAGCTTTAGTTTTACCTGCGCCGTTAGCCTGTCGAAGCAACACTAACgttatttatactgtatatatgttacTTCGTAGTTGCTTTATAACACCTTTAGTGATAacaaattatcaatatcataaatatttctaattttgataataacgatatagtaaataaaatgatatatagatatatctaatataaagATACGTATATCTGGTCATACCTCCTTTGTTACCTTGTCTTCACATCATATAAGCGGTTTGCTAATTGCGTTTTGatcatttacatttaaaatttgtgGTTGCGCAGCGTTATAAAAACTAGGATAAAATTTGAAGGATACATTGCGCCTATGGCTGTTGAGATTAGGTAGCGAGTTCCAATTGCCATATGACAGAGCAAGATCACAATGTAACCTGCATGTGTTAGTGCATCTTGTTTCGCTTTGAAACAGAGCATACCTCGACCCGGAACCAGTAGTTGTCAGGGGTTGACGTCGTGCGCAACAGGAAGTCAATCCTCTCTCCTGGAACTGTAGTTATGGCGTCCGTCTCTACTCCACGTATGTCCCGACCGTCCGTCGATATTAACTCCAACTTGTGCTAGGTaagttttaaaacaatttttcatcGGGCTATTATAAACATCTACAAATATTATGGCCagaaaactataaaaaaaaaaaatccgcgTGTTTATGTTTTCACCTGCAAATTCTGGCTACATACAATTCTTACACACATTGttatttgtatttctatttttgGAATGAAAATAACgatcattcatgattttttaaaatattgcatAAATGAACAAGACCGTGCAATAAAGTTGTTGTGctttgtctggtatatatattgatgttttaagATACTGTAACCGTGGAAATAACCGACCACGTAGGAaggaaatcgcaaaattaacCACCCTCGAAAATTTCTACTTTTACAGTACATGGATGTAAATACatatgttgatatatttacatgacCTTTGTTTTGAGATAAAGAATGCGTTTCTCGCTTTAATAACTCACCTTGTCCACAGACACCTGCAGTGGGAAGGCGTTGCCAGAGTTGATCAATCGGAAACGGTAGGTTCTGTTGCTTTTGACGACAAACGTTTCATAGGGAAGGACTGGATACATCGGAGTATCCCCCCACTCTGGGTAATTATGTcctttaaaaaacattttttaaaccAATTAAGTGAGCTACAAGAGAATGTttatatgaattataaaaaGAGTTTTTTTTAATCGAAAAAAACTAATACGACCCTTAATTTGTGTCTTTTTATCCATGCTTTAATAGGAAGTCATACGTATGTTTAAACTATGATTGATGCAGCAAATTTGCAAGAGGGTTGCACCGTAAAACTAAAATGGTTATCTTGTTTGGGAATGTTCAATATGTCAAAATAATTGACATTAAAAATATTCAGAATTCAGCCATACTGTCTTATATTAAAAGCAGGATATGTTAAAATTAACGGTGACCATTATTCAATATCAAAGTGAAATCGTGAAAATATTCACGCGAACATCACCAGTTGTATGCCTGCAATGCATTATTGTCTAGTATAGATGACAAAGTACATGTTTTGACTTCGTGTACATACCTCTTCCGTTTACCACACCAGATTGGAATAACATAAAACCGGCTAGGCCTCCATCAGTCTTCCTAATGTTAGAGGCAAAGAAACACCTAGTGGCATTCTCGCCAAATGCATACCTAAACATCagaaatgacgtcatcattgGAATACAACAAGTATTATTTACTTCTTAATACAAGACGTACCATATACCTAATACAAGACGTATTATATACTTAATACAACACGTATTATATACTTAATAAAACACGTATCATATATTTAATACAACACGTATAATACATTACATACAACACGTATCATATACTTCATGCGCCATTGGCTTAAACAATATGTTAAAACATAGCatcatatttgatatgtttatttGATAACATCGAGCCGTTGTTCGTCTAAAATTactaaaaaatgcaaatatcaatcaaaaccaaaaactttaaaaaaaaaaaaagttttcaaagATATATTTCTTCCATGaattgataaattatttataaaccaATTTAACAATTATGGAAAGATCAAGATTTATTGAATAAATGAAACGATAAATCTCTCTACACCTCTTGACAATAAGGCAGTAGAAAATTCATTACGGATCACTATGACATCATAATCGCTGTattgttacagaaaaaaacaccaagTCAGTATCAATATATCACCTTACCttgtactgtactgtattattTGGCTTTGCGgaaaggtattgattgtgacgtcatgtgtttcagAGAAAACTAcgtaaattttgccacaaaataatgatgtcacaattaatTCCTAAGATCTAAATTTAGATTTAGTACGTATATTTGAAGATCCTACGATCTATAATTATATGAAGTACTTATATTTGAAGATCATATATCTATTATTAGATTTAGTACGTATCTTTGAAGATCCTAGATCTATAATTAGATTTAGTACGTATATTTGAAGATCCTACGATCTATTATTAGAAGAAGTACTTACCTGCGTAGATCCCAGATGAAGTGTTGAGTCAGTTCTATAGAGGACTGATGGAACCAATCCTGGGCCAGGACAACAAATTCTTTCTCTATTTTTTCGTTCTGGTCCGAACTCTGTAAATGTCGccaatataaataattatatcgAACAAAGTGCTTTGTTTCTGTGTAtgattgtcatattttgaataatttgtaataggcaatatatattatacaatattatttatcaatGCTCAAATTATATCAATGTTAACATAGTATTTCGGATCttatttttataattgattCATTCAATTGAATTCCATACGTGATTCAAGATTATTTCATCGGTCAATAAATTCAATGTTATGGGAAACGGTTGAGGGGAAGCGACTCTTTCTATTGTTTCTGTTGTTACATTCCGTTTATGTTTCCAAGAATATACTCTCAACTTACCCTTCTGTTCCTGGATCTAGGTAAGACAATTAGGGCCCCAGCGAAGCCGTCCGTCCTTTGTACGCTCAGATGAGAATGGTACCAGTGTGTTCCAATAGGTTCCGCAATAAACCTGACACAAGATCACAATTTTATCCAATAGCGTTTACAAGCATATAAAAGTTACCATCAAATAATTTCACCGACAAGCAGAACACTTATTATCGTAGGCAAATTATTTTGCCATTTGTCAAGTATATATCTAGAAAAATAACAAGTTTAATATGAGTACATCGGATTATCTATGCAATTTCATAGCAGGGGAAAAGGTTCCCAGGTCTCACCAGATATACAATTAGATCGTTTTTCTAAATTAAGATATCACTTCATATGAATAAAAGTTTGGTAACTATATATCAACCTGTAAGTGAATGACTGTCCAGGACTTATCGGGCACTGACCAATCATGTCCACTCCGTCCATCCATGGTGTCCCTTTCTGATAGAGTCCGTGCCAGTGGACGGTCACTCCTTCCATAGACACTCCTTCCTTAGACAAGCTATTTTTTACACGGACCACCACCTGCAAGAGGGATAAAAATACCGCTAATTGCATGTTTTCTCATTTGAAACCTTCAAACCAGATTCTGCATTATTGTTATGTAAGTTGATTTAGATAACATGGTACCTAATTAAATTAACGTCTTCGTGTTCATCAATATCGTATGATATATTAAGTAATAACGCGAAATTATAACAGGTTTgcctttaaaatatttcatcgAAAAAAGTGTTACATATATGcatataatatgcaaataattatttatttaagcGAATCTATTTATTACCGAATACAATATTTTGTGCTTAAAGAAATTTCAATTGCATGAATATTGACCAAGAATTCTTGTTGACAAAGGCACAGATATATATGATTTGAACATTTATAGAGGAAACACATCTTATTCGATATATCAAATTACGCAAACATTTGTGTCTCGTGAAAATGATTTggtttaaataaagataatatttcGAAACACCATACTAATAGTCCTGAGCCTATAAACTATAATAAGACTCGCCTCCTGTCCTTCGTAAACTACAATGGAGGGTCCAGGGAACTTGCCATTAACGGTGTACAGTATCTTGTAGGATCCATCACCAGTCAGGGTGTTCAACAACTCTTTGGTAGGGAGAGAAAATCACCATAGGGTCACATATATACAGTTACAATTACCATGTAACGTCAATTCTTTTAGAAATTCAGATGTAAAAAATGTCACGTGATGTTATTTCTTTGTGAAATAAAGAGACATTATTTAAGTTAGAAGATTAAAATGGAAAATTATTGTGTAACACCTTTTGTTGCAAGGAGCGATATAAACAGTCACTTTGAAACATTTAATATTCATAaactattttacaaaatacaaaatacaaaaacaaaatacaaaatataaaatacaaaatatataaatttcaggTATTCTGTTACACAcagttacaaatgttacatAATACAAGATGTTGACTTGTTAACAATAATtatgttacaatatataaaaaaaaaaaaggattttttttatgcaTTCCATTAAAATTTGTGGAtttaaaaagtgatattttataacaattccgtaacaaaatgtcaaataaaatgcTGACTAGATATACAGTAGAAAGTTAATATTGTACGAAAGCATACTAATTTGTAACCAACATAACTTCTGATAGGATCCACCAACCGTTTTTATGAATGAAACAAGGTATAAATATCTGTAGGAGGCTAGTTATGTATTGATTCGAAGGTGTAGGTTCATTCTGTTACCAGATGGACAATAAAAGGATACAATGCTATACCAAATTTGTCAtcagataatatatattaatattttgaaatttattaaatttcattacGAGCAAAACattgtctaaaaataatataCTTATGTTGTCAGCAATACCTGTACAATAAATTCGTtgtaataattttgaattatcaCAGACTAAAgcttaatttaataaaaatgataattcgaaaatatttttcatagcGGATACCTAAAACAACCCACATATGATTCATTTGGAAATTATTTTGTTACCTTTTCTTATTTCTGATGCGAATAACTTAATTTTTCGTAATGTTTCTGAACAAAAATGTACCACTGTTTTTCAAATTGTTATAATGATCAGCAAAGACAAAATAGGAAATGGTAaagatttaatatttataagaaATGATTCGTGATGGATACATGGCTGAATTCATTATAGTGAATaagaatataataaatatttagtgTTGTATCTGATCGCAgctaaattatttaattttatctgAAAgaagataaaatgataaactCTACTCTAAATTCAAtacttgtttttttgttttaatttggcAATAGTACCAAGCGAGAGAACGCAAAataaatgcatatatttttttattgaaagcTGTACAAGACGATTTTTTCAATCTTATCTAAGACGTGCGTTAAAAATTGAATGTGAAATAATGCAAGCACATCAATCGAAATcacttgttttttttaacattttctatAAATAAAAGATCAATTAAAGAGTTTAAGAGCAATGTACGAATT of Argopecten irradians isolate NY chromosome 7, Ai_NY, whole genome shotgun sequence contains these proteins:
- the LOC138327077 gene encoding uncharacterized protein — its product is MAESVYLVTFLALLGEGIVLGFAPFDHDVTPSCAENETICEFKWQINYTETMVLYDNFGDDGHPLMYRNGSFYKRLDCGVNQQTTEEELLNTLTGDGSYKILYTVNGKFPGPSIVVYEGQEASLIIVYRLRTISMVFRNIIFIVVVRVKNSLSKEGVSMEGVTVHWHGLYQKGTPWMDGVDMIGQCPISPGQSFTYRFIAEPIGTHWYHSHLSVQRTDGFAGALIVLPRSRNRRSSDQNEKIEKEFVVLAQDWFHQSSIELTQHFIWDLRRYAFGENATRCFFASNIRKTDGGLAGFMLFQSGVVNGRGHNYPEWGDTPMYPVLPYETFVVKSNRTYRFRLINSGNAFPLQVSVDKHKLELISTDGRDIRGVETDAITTVPGERIDFLLRTTSTPDNYWFRVEANGAGKTKAIVQYESVEKEVPVSKEKTCTEDDWCTDINCMVQVYPSDTYRNCTKISDLRISPNDRARRSVPRAKNDGTFKEIFLSVHFQTVTDFAHINGKSFIKPTSALQTYPNMSEAIVDCDSSEIHCYLEVCFCTHIIKVALGTTLQLVLVNPGPLVNESELGLQHPMHIHGHTFHVLKTAYSHYNDSAISVSLNEDILCDSVYCDHPKWSNDTWGGDNIPGINLEDPPIKDTVLVPRHGYTVIRFTANNLGFWFFHCHIEIHQIMGMALILQVGDVDEMPPTPKNFPTCGSFDFSQEEFEKLVENSKRDTNDTGETSVQSDLKLGTGLSSVREELEEHNKGPPCNNTDQKNKDTVYVIAICVLLVLMIILAGMLCWQRYTNDVTTNGHSSARYVLLHAGEGNESREDSNYLTFRKL